A genomic stretch from Chloroflexota bacterium includes:
- a CDS encoding TIGR00730 family Rossman fold protein, with the protein MPQQPNPSLNLAARTGRPTEDEQLLISPTQKTPSQRADDFTHTDPWRVLRIQGEFVAGFDALADVGPAITIFGSARTPRTDPMYGVAVATARRLARSGFAIITGGGPGIMEAANRGAREGKGRSIGCGIELPHEQGLNAFVDEAVNFRYFFVRKTMFVKYAEGFVIFPGGFGTLDELFEALTLIQTSKVRNFPVVLVGTAYWKGLIDWARGTILAEGKIGPHDLDLLQCTDDPSEVERIVVDCYNRNCAGR; encoded by the coding sequence CTGCCACAGCAGCCCAACCCCTCGCTTAACCTCGCGGCGCGCACCGGCCGCCCCACCGAGGACGAGCAGCTGCTGATCAGCCCGACCCAGAAGACGCCGAGCCAGCGCGCCGACGATTTCACCCACACCGACCCGTGGCGGGTGCTGCGCATCCAGGGCGAGTTTGTGGCTGGCTTCGACGCGCTGGCAGATGTCGGCCCCGCCATCACGATCTTCGGGTCGGCCCGCACCCCGCGCACCGACCCGATGTACGGGGTGGCCGTCGCCACGGCCCGGCGGCTGGCGCGGTCCGGCTTCGCGATCATCACCGGCGGCGGCCCGGGCATCATGGAGGCCGCCAACCGAGGCGCGCGCGAGGGGAAGGGGCGGTCCATCGGCTGCGGCATCGAGCTGCCACACGAGCAGGGCCTGAACGCCTTCGTGGACGAGGCCGTCAACTTCCGCTACTTCTTCGTCCGCAAGACGATGTTCGTGAAGTACGCCGAGGGATTCGTGATCTTCCCGGGCGGCTTCGGCACGCTGGATGAGCTGTTCGAGGCGCTGACGCTGATCCAGACCAGCAAGGTCCGCAACTTCCCGGTGGTGCTGGTCGGCACGGCGTACTGGAAGGGGCTGATCGACTGGGCGCGCGGCACGATCCTGGCCGAGGGGAAGATCGGGCCACACGACCTGGATCTGCTGCAGTGCACGGACGACCCGTCCGAGGTCGAGCGGATCGTGGTGGACTGCTACAACCGGAACTGCGCCGGGCGCTAG
- a CDS encoding DUF1887 family protein: MSERDHRDEGRPEQRHMGHGEPHARQHPGAHSRPRAEGKPWGGNGSTGRLVPRRRPAEPPTSAPPIPFDGRPILVTLVGDEPLAPLVLAQHLNAGRVICIGLPVVEWRVEPLLEILRQHGCSPAWIPLSILDVPAGVDEIEQRLGFQNGDPVIFDLTNARGVLGFALYELAHRRESVAPERNRLVRVDWSDRTLRAISPDDTAAEPLRANVGLADYLGVHGKALLGRERTPGSPSPFGEAARRLARSIPQARPLIEATHRGGADRPLRIHHRRASAHLIDGLTWDGVLEQRGDAVYATSMRAFQFLHGRWLEEYLFEIADASGQFDDCASGVRFRWTFAGEERPAGQLDVDNEIDFAGTAAGRATIASCKTGGHDVNGPLYELLTLAERAAGRSVVTVFATTDTLDRAARHRAAALGVRVADATRLPNPDTVLELLLNGVSATRSAADEHQDAPGPHAARAPRHRRRDAHQEAPRA, encoded by the coding sequence GTGAGCGAGCGCGACCATCGCGACGAGGGCCGGCCGGAGCAGCGGCATATGGGCCACGGTGAGCCGCACGCTCGGCAGCATCCGGGGGCGCACAGCCGGCCGCGCGCCGAGGGCAAGCCGTGGGGGGGCAACGGCAGCACCGGGCGGCTGGTGCCCCGCCGCCGGCCGGCCGAGCCGCCGACCAGTGCGCCGCCCATCCCGTTCGACGGCCGCCCCATCCTCGTGACGCTCGTCGGGGACGAGCCGCTCGCGCCGCTGGTGCTGGCGCAGCACCTCAACGCCGGCCGCGTGATCTGCATCGGGCTGCCGGTCGTGGAGTGGCGCGTCGAGCCGCTGCTGGAGATCCTGCGGCAGCACGGCTGCTCGCCGGCCTGGATACCGCTCAGCATCCTGGACGTGCCGGCCGGGGTGGACGAGATCGAGCAGCGGCTCGGCTTCCAGAACGGCGATCCCGTCATCTTCGACCTGACCAACGCACGCGGGGTTCTGGGGTTCGCCCTGTACGAGCTGGCCCACCGCCGCGAGTCCGTCGCACCTGAGCGCAACCGGCTGGTCCGGGTAGACTGGAGCGACCGCACCCTGCGCGCCATCAGCCCGGACGACACCGCCGCCGAGCCGCTCCGTGCGAACGTCGGGCTGGCGGACTACCTGGGCGTCCACGGCAAGGCGCTGCTGGGACGTGAGCGCACCCCGGGCAGCCCCTCGCCGTTCGGAGAGGCGGCCCGCCGGCTGGCCCGCTCGATCCCGCAGGCGCGCCCGCTGATCGAGGCAACCCACCGTGGCGGGGCCGACCGGCCGCTGCGGATCCACCACCGGCGCGCCTCGGCCCACCTGATCGACGGGCTGACCTGGGATGGTGTGCTCGAGCAGCGCGGCGACGCGGTCTACGCCACCAGCATGCGGGCGTTCCAGTTCCTGCATGGCCGCTGGCTGGAAGAGTACCTGTTCGAGATCGCAGATGCCTCCGGCCAGTTCGACGATTGCGCCTCCGGGGTCCGCTTCCGCTGGACGTTCGCGGGCGAGGAGCGGCCAGCCGGCCAGCTCGACGTAGACAACGAGATCGACTTCGCAGGGACGGCGGCCGGCCGCGCAACCATCGCCTCCTGCAAGACCGGCGGCCACGACGTGAACGGCCCCCTCTACGAGCTGCTGACGCTGGCCGAGCGCGCGGCCGGCCGCTCGGTGGTGACCGTCTTCGCGACGACCGACACGCTGGATCGGGCGGCGCGGCACCGGGCAGCGGCGCTCGGCGTGCGGGTGGCCGACGCGACGCGTCTCCCCAACCCTGACACCGTGCTGGAGCTGCTGCTCAACGGCGTGTCGGCGACGCGGTCCGCCGCGGACGAGCACCAGGACGCGCCCGGCCCACACGCCGCCCGCGCTCCACGACATCGCCGCCGAGACGCCCACCAGGAGGCCCCTCGTGCATAG
- a CDS encoding TROVE domain-containing protein, whose translation MGILDTLKNITTRQTPQSEKILGSTQTPNSAGGWVWPVDDTVRLDRFLILGSEGGSYYSSERTLSLENAEAVVRAIDADGPAVVRRVVEISEAGRAPKNDPAIFVLALAASVGDAATRRAAFEALPRVCRTGTHLLHFAQFVEGFRGWGRGLRRAVAAWYTQPADRLAYQAIKYGSRDGWSQRDLLRLSHPKGVTEQHAAILHWIARGWEWVGAEPHPDPVLRRIWAVERVRRAETVEEVVGLVREHRLPREAVPTQWLGQAAVWEALLETDMPTTALIRNLATLTRVGLLVPGSDATRRVVRHLRDAERLRTARVHPIAVLAALKTYASGRGARGQGTWDAVPQIVDALDGAFYTTFENVEPTGKRWLLALDVSGSMGGGTVAGVPGLTPRIATAAMALVTAAREHDYEVVAFSAPSGGGYGGAFGGGDSGITSVPLSPRQRLDDVLALTDTIPMGGTDCSLPMRWALKEKRKVDVFVVYTDNETWYGDIHPAQALRQYREQTGIPAKLVVVSMIANPFSIADPADAGMLDVVGFDTATPAIMADFARGQ comes from the coding sequence ATGGGCATCCTGGACACGCTCAAGAACATCACCACCCGGCAGACCCCGCAGTCCGAGAAGATCCTCGGCTCGACGCAGACGCCGAACAGCGCCGGCGGGTGGGTCTGGCCCGTTGACGACACCGTCCGGCTGGACCGCTTCCTGATCCTCGGGTCGGAGGGCGGCTCCTACTACAGCTCCGAGCGCACGCTCTCGCTGGAGAACGCCGAGGCTGTCGTGCGGGCCATCGACGCGGACGGGCCGGCCGTCGTGCGGCGCGTGGTCGAGATCTCCGAGGCCGGCCGTGCCCCGAAGAACGATCCGGCCATCTTCGTGCTGGCGCTGGCCGCCAGCGTGGGGGACGCCGCGACGAGGCGGGCCGCGTTCGAGGCGCTGCCGCGCGTCTGCCGAACGGGGACGCACCTCCTGCACTTCGCCCAGTTTGTGGAGGGGTTCCGGGGGTGGGGGCGCGGGCTGCGGCGCGCCGTGGCCGCCTGGTACACCCAGCCTGCTGACCGCCTGGCCTACCAGGCGATCAAGTACGGCAGCCGCGACGGCTGGTCGCAGCGCGACCTTCTGCGCCTGTCGCACCCGAAGGGCGTGACGGAGCAGCACGCCGCGATTCTCCACTGGATCGCGCGGGGCTGGGAGTGGGTCGGCGCGGAGCCGCACCCCGATCCGGTCCTGCGACGCATCTGGGCCGTCGAGCGGGTCCGCCGCGCCGAGACGGTCGAGGAGGTCGTGGGGCTGGTGCGCGAGCACCGGCTGCCGCGCGAGGCGGTGCCCACGCAGTGGCTCGGGCAGGCCGCCGTCTGGGAGGCGCTCCTGGAGACGGACATGCCGACCACGGCGCTGATCCGGAACCTCGCCACGCTGACGCGGGTCGGGCTGCTGGTCCCCGGCAGCGACGCCACCCGGCGGGTCGTACGGCACCTGCGGGATGCCGAGCGGCTGCGGACGGCCCGGGTCCACCCCATCGCCGTGCTGGCCGCGCTCAAGACGTACGCGTCTGGGCGCGGTGCGCGTGGGCAGGGGACCTGGGACGCCGTGCCCCAGATCGTCGATGCGCTGGACGGGGCGTTCTACACCACGTTCGAGAACGTCGAGCCGACGGGGAAGCGCTGGCTGCTGGCGCTCGACGTGTCCGGCTCGATGGGCGGCGGGACCGTCGCCGGCGTGCCGGGGCTGACCCCGCGCATCGCCACGGCCGCGATGGCCCTCGTCACGGCGGCCCGCGAGCACGACTACGAGGTGGTCGCGTTCTCGGCGCCCTCTGGCGGCGGGTACGGCGGGGCGTTCGGTGGGGGTGACTCGGGGATCACCTCGGTGCCGCTCTCGCCTCGGCAGCGGCTCGACGACGTCCTGGCCCTGACGGACACGATCCCGATGGGTGGGACGGACTGCTCGCTCCCGATGCGCTGGGCGCTGAAGGAGAAGCGGAAGGTTGACGTGTTCGTGGTGTACACGGACAACGAGACCTGGTACGGCGACATCCACCCGGCCCAGGCGCTGCGGCAGTACCGCGAGCAGACGGGGATCCCCGCGAAGCTCGTGGTGGTGTCGATGATCGCGAACCCGTTCAGCATCGCGGACCCGGCCGACGCCGGCATGCTGGACGTGGTGGGGTTCGACACGGCAACCCCGGCGATCATGGCGGACTTCGCCCGGGGGCAGTGA
- a CDS encoding xanthine dehydrogenase family protein molybdopterin-binding subunit, translating into MPEYAVVGRSLPRVDGPEKVTGQARFTGDLRIPGLLHARLVLSPYANARIVSIDTSEAEKVPGVVGVYRAGDLPFVEPGSGSRKRDFMARDRALYHGHPVAVVVAESGAAAEDAVALVDVEYDPQDAAVDLLAALEADAPHTRGDGPLEENAEAAMHGGGGGGAASDEVLPANVSSNLHFTRGDIDKVLAESDVVVEETYRLPMVHQGYMEPQVVAVSVDPLGDITVYTSTQAIFYTRNEVAAALGLPNSKVKVVAMTIGGGFGGKFMLTEALAAAVAVKVGRSIRLEYTRMDDFLAANPAPPSVWTIKLGAKKDGAITAMQAKVVFDTGAYSGSPLSIGSLLLGASYNYEAIDIRGYEVLTNKTPAGAYRGPGAVQAAFAAESTVDMLAEKLGMDPFELRNKNAADEGTLRPNNVPWPKIGLKQCMSELESRYRALVAKKQSNGTVKQGVGMALGGWPGGLEPATAICRLNPDGTVTAVLGSVDLSGTDTSFKQITAEAFGLTPEQVIITRGDSSNAPYSGGAGGSKTLYTVGLAVQKAAEDARLQVLNIASGLLEADVDDIEIVDGAVRVKGVPDRSTTLQKIASLTMGPGSPKEPVYGRGSSAITNQSPAFAAHAVRVAVDTETGKVKILDYVACQDVGFAINPAEVDGQIVGGIVQGIGQALYERMAYDESGQITTQSFLDYALPSAGHAPNIEAIQVEVASDFGPYGAKGVGEPPLIPCMPAIANAIKDAIGARITEVPITSEAVIAAMKG; encoded by the coding sequence ATGCCAGAGTACGCCGTCGTTGGACGGTCGCTGCCGCGCGTCGATGGTCCCGAGAAGGTGACCGGACAGGCGCGCTTCACGGGAGACCTGCGCATCCCCGGCCTTCTGCACGCCCGACTCGTCCTGAGTCCGTATGCGAACGCCAGGATCGTCAGCATCGACACGTCCGAGGCCGAGAAGGTGCCGGGCGTGGTCGGCGTCTACCGTGCGGGTGACTTGCCCTTCGTCGAGCCGGGTTCCGGTTCCCGCAAGCGCGACTTCATGGCTCGTGACCGCGCCCTCTACCACGGGCACCCGGTCGCCGTCGTGGTCGCCGAGTCCGGGGCTGCCGCCGAGGACGCCGTGGCGCTGGTCGACGTCGAGTACGACCCACAGGACGCGGCGGTTGACCTGCTGGCGGCATTGGAGGCCGACGCGCCGCATACGCGCGGCGACGGTCCGCTGGAGGAGAACGCCGAGGCGGCCATGCACGGTGGCGGCGGCGGCGGCGCGGCGTCTGACGAGGTGCTGCCGGCCAACGTGTCGTCCAACCTGCACTTCACGCGCGGCGACATCGACAAGGTGCTGGCCGAGTCCGACGTCGTGGTTGAGGAGACCTACCGGCTGCCGATGGTGCACCAGGGCTACATGGAGCCGCAGGTTGTCGCCGTCAGCGTCGATCCGCTGGGCGACATCACGGTCTACACCAGCACCCAGGCCATCTTCTACACCCGCAACGAAGTCGCCGCCGCCCTGGGCCTCCCCAACAGCAAGGTCAAGGTGGTCGCCATGACCATCGGTGGTGGCTTCGGCGGGAAGTTCATGCTGACCGAGGCGCTGGCCGCCGCCGTCGCCGTGAAGGTTGGGCGCAGCATCCGCCTCGAATACACCCGCATGGACGACTTCCTGGCCGCCAATCCGGCCCCGCCGTCCGTCTGGACGATCAAGCTCGGGGCGAAGAAGGATGGCGCTATCACGGCGATGCAGGCGAAGGTCGTATTCGACACGGGCGCCTATTCCGGGTCGCCGCTCTCCATCGGGTCGCTGCTGCTCGGCGCGTCGTACAACTACGAGGCTATCGACATCCGTGGCTACGAGGTGCTGACCAACAAGACGCCGGCCGGCGCCTATCGCGGTCCGGGCGCGGTGCAGGCGGCGTTCGCCGCCGAGTCCACCGTGGATATGCTGGCTGAGAAGCTGGGCATGGATCCGTTCGAGCTGCGGAACAAGAACGCGGCCGACGAGGGCACCCTGCGCCCGAACAACGTGCCCTGGCCGAAGATCGGCCTCAAACAGTGCATGTCCGAGCTGGAGAGTCGCTACCGGGCGCTTGTCGCCAAGAAGCAGAGCAACGGCACGGTCAAGCAGGGCGTCGGCATGGCCCTGGGCGGCTGGCCGGGCGGACTTGAGCCGGCCACGGCCATCTGCCGCCTGAATCCGGATGGCACCGTGACGGCGGTCCTCGGATCGGTGGACCTGAGCGGCACGGACACCAGCTTCAAGCAGATCACGGCTGAGGCGTTCGGGTTGACGCCCGAGCAGGTCATCATCACCCGGGGCGATTCGTCCAACGCCCCGTACTCCGGCGGCGCGGGTGGCTCCAAGACGCTGTACACGGTCGGGCTGGCCGTCCAGAAGGCGGCTGAGGATGCGCGCCTGCAGGTGCTCAACATCGCGTCTGGCCTGCTCGAAGCCGACGTGGACGACATCGAGATCGTCGACGGCGCGGTTCGCGTGAAGGGTGTGCCAGACCGGAGCACGACGCTTCAGAAGATCGCTTCGCTGACGATGGGGCCAGGGTCGCCCAAGGAGCCGGTCTACGGTCGGGGCTCCTCGGCGATCACGAACCAGTCGCCGGCGTTCGCGGCCCACGCCGTGCGGGTGGCCGTGGACACCGAGACCGGCAAGGTCAAGATTCTGGACTACGTGGCCTGCCAGGACGTGGGCTTCGCGATCAACCCGGCCGAGGTCGACGGGCAGATCGTCGGCGGCATCGTCCAGGGCATCGGGCAGGCTCTGTACGAGCGCATGGCCTACGACGAGTCCGGGCAGATCACCACGCAGAGCTTCCTCGACTACGCGCTGCCCTCGGCAGGCCACGCCCCGAATATCGAGGCGATCCAGGTCGAGGTGGCGTCTGACTTCGGGCCGTACGGCGCGAAGGGCGTCGGCGAGCCGCCACTGATCCCGTGCATGCCTGCCATCGCCAACGCGATCAAGGACGCCATCGGCGCGCGGATCACCGAGGTGCCGATCACCTCGGAGGCCGTCATCGCCGCGATGAAGGGGTAG
- a CDS encoding aldose 1-epimerase — protein sequence MGDQQAGAFRAMESRFFDVPCVTLSDADAGSEAIVVPSLGFACVAFRIQTPRGGWSVLAEPPDHDSLVNRTTRYGIPILYPWPNRIRDGKTRFGGRDLQFPLPPNGPHAIHGVARARAWTVDASGADAEGAFCRASIVLGTDADDVWPFATQLRVEYRLKGRELFVIAEAANLGSEPMPMGFGTHPWFGMPLGAGGSKETLEVRAPARAFWELDETLCSTGAVKPVSEGFDAREWHAIGDTFIDDVYTDLPLTDGWFTAEIRDPASGRRVAVRSDAAFREHVVFAPRHGQAVCLEPYTCATDAFNLDARGIDAGTIVMETGDTWRGVSVIEASS from the coding sequence GTGGGAGATCAGCAGGCCGGCGCATTCCGCGCCATGGAGAGCAGGTTCTTTGACGTGCCATGTGTGACGCTGTCAGACGCCGACGCCGGCAGCGAGGCGATTGTTGTGCCGTCACTCGGGTTCGCTTGCGTGGCGTTCAGGATCCAGACGCCGCGGGGGGGATGGTCCGTGCTGGCCGAGCCGCCCGACCATGACAGCCTGGTCAACCGGACGACGCGTTACGGCATCCCGATCCTCTACCCCTGGCCGAACCGGATTCGGGATGGCAAAACGCGCTTCGGCGGGCGCGACCTCCAGTTTCCGCTGCCGCCGAACGGCCCGCACGCCATTCACGGCGTCGCTCGGGCGCGGGCCTGGACCGTCGATGCCAGCGGCGCTGACGCCGAAGGCGCGTTCTGTCGAGCCAGCATCGTCCTCGGGACGGATGCCGACGATGTCTGGCCGTTCGCCACCCAATTGCGCGTCGAGTATCGCCTGAAGGGCCGCGAACTGTTCGTGATCGCCGAAGCCGCGAACCTCGGGAGTGAGCCGATGCCGATGGGGTTCGGCACGCATCCGTGGTTCGGGATGCCGCTCGGAGCGGGTGGCAGCAAGGAGACGCTCGAAGTGCGGGCGCCGGCGCGGGCATTCTGGGAGCTGGACGAGACGCTGTGCAGCACCGGGGCGGTCAAGCCGGTCAGCGAGGGGTTCGACGCCCGCGAGTGGCACGCCATCGGCGACACCTTCATCGACGACGTGTACACGGATCTGCCGCTGACTGACGGCTGGTTCACCGCCGAGATCCGCGACCCTGCCAGCGGCCGGCGGGTGGCGGTCCGCTCCGACGCGGCGTTCCGCGAGCACGTGGTCTTCGCGCCGCGTCACGGGCAGGCGGTCTGCCTGGAGCCGTACACCTGCGCCACGGACGCCTTCAACCTCGACGCGCGCGGAATCGACGCCGGGACCATCGTGATGGAGACGGGCGACACCTGGCGCGGCGTGTCGGTGATCGAAGCAAGCTCCTGA
- a CDS encoding alpha/beta hydrolase, which yields MEAQERRIELPGITLRVREWAAAGSPIVLVHGLASNSRIWDAVVPHLTPHHHVVALDQRGHGLSDRPTDGYAFARVVGDLHGVIGALGLQRPTLVGHSWGGNVVLQYAATHPQAVQGLVLVDGGFIELSAFPGRDWETVSVEMAPPDLTHFTLDELLERARTSRDYWNPAGEATLRTSFEVRPDGRIQPRLRREDHLEILRALWEQRPSTLYPRVTAPTLLVPARRSDATGRAAEMAPLRTQLVERAATTLPNGRLQWFEETVHDIPLQRPAELAQAILSVAGAS from the coding sequence GTGGAGGCTCAGGAGCGGCGCATCGAGCTGCCGGGCATCACGCTGCGGGTGCGGGAGTGGGCGGCGGCTGGCTCGCCCATCGTGCTGGTGCACGGCCTGGCATCCAACTCGCGGATCTGGGACGCGGTGGTCCCGCACCTCACGCCCCACCATCATGTCGTCGCGCTCGATCAGCGCGGGCACGGCCTCAGCGACCGCCCCACGGACGGCTACGCCTTCGCGCGCGTCGTGGGCGACCTTCACGGCGTCATCGGCGCCCTCGGGCTGCAACGGCCGACCCTCGTCGGCCACTCCTGGGGCGGGAACGTCGTCCTCCAGTACGCCGCCACCCACCCGCAGGCCGTGCAGGGGCTGGTGCTGGTGGACGGCGGCTTCATCGAGCTGTCCGCCTTCCCCGGGCGGGACTGGGAGACGGTCAGCGTCGAGATGGCCCCGCCAGACCTGACCCACTTCACGCTGGACGAGCTGCTGGAGCGCGCCCGCACCTCGCGGGACTACTGGAATCCAGCCGGCGAGGCGACCCTCCGCACCAGCTTCGAGGTCCGGCCCGATGGGCGGATTCAGCCCCGCCTGCGCCGTGAGGATCACCTGGAGATCCTGCGGGCGCTCTGGGAGCAGAGGCCGTCCACGCTCTACCCGCGGGTCACCGCGCCGACCCTCCTCGTGCCGGCCCGCCGCTCCGACGCGACAGGCCGGGCCGCCGAGATGGCCCCCTTGCGTACCCAGCTGGTCGAGCGGGCGGCGACGACCCTCCCGAACGGCCGGCTCCAGTGGTTCGAGGAGACGGTGCACGACATCCCCCTGCAGCGGCCGGCCGAGCTGGCCCAGGCGATCCTCTCGGTGGCCGGCGCTTCGTGA